In Hemibagrus wyckioides isolate EC202008001 linkage group LG21, SWU_Hwy_1.0, whole genome shotgun sequence, the following proteins share a genomic window:
- the sec13 gene encoding protein SEC13 homolog, giving the protein MVSVINTVDTSHEDMIHDAQMDYYGTRLATCSSDRSVKIFDVKNGGQILVADLRGHEGPVWQVAWAHPTYGNILASCSYDRKVIIWKEENGTWDKMYKYTGHNSSVNSICWGPYDFGLILACGSSDGAISILTYTGDGQWDIKKINNAHTIGCNAVSWAPAVVPGSLIDQPTGQKPNYVKRFVSGGCDNLVKLWKEEDGQWKEDQKLEAHSDWVRDVGWAPSIGLPTSTIASCSQDGRVFIWTCDDPSGNTWTAKLLHKFNDVVWHVSWSITGNILAVSGGDNKVTLWKESVGGQWACISDVNKGQGAVSSITDGQQNEQ; this is encoded by the exons ATG GTGTCCGTCATTAACACCGTGGATACCTCCCATGAGGATATGATT CATGATGCTCAGATGGACTACTACGGCACAAGACTGGCAACCTGCTCCTCTGATCGATCTGTGAAGATCTTTGACGTTAAGAACGGCGGTCAGATTCTTGTGGCAGACCTGAGGGG ACACGAAGGTCCGGTGTGGCAAGTAGCCTGGGCACATCCCACCTACGGCAACATTCTGGCCTCGTGCTCCTACGACAGAAAAGTGATCATCTGGAAAGAAGAAAATGGGACATGGGATAAGATGTACAAGTACACGGGCCACAACTCCTCAG TGAACTCTATTTGCTGGGGACCCTACGACTTCGGTTTAATCCTGGCCTGCGGAAGCTCCGACGGTGCCATCTCGATTCTGACCTACACTGGTGACGGGCAGTGGGACATCAAGAAGATCAACAATGCACACACT ATTGGCTGCAATGCAGTGAGCTGGGCTCCAGCTGTTGTTCCAGGCAGCCTCATAGACCAGCCTACAGGACAAAAACCCAATTATGTGAAGAGATTCGTCTCTGGAGGTTGTGACAACTTGGTTAAGCTTTGGAA AGAGGAGGATGGTCAATGGAAGGAGGACCAGAAGCTGGAGGCCCACAGTGATTGGGTGAGAGATGTAGGCTGGGCTCCATCTATTGGTCTACCTACCAGCACAATTGCCAGCTGCTCTCAG GATGGACGTGTATTCATCTGGACATGTGACGATCCTTCTGGAAACACCTGGACGGCTAAACTCCTGCACAAATTCAACGATGTAGTCTGGCACGTCAGCTGGTCCATCACAGGCAACATCCTGGCCGTGTCCGGAGGAGACAACAAG GTGACCCTGTGGAAGGAGTCTGTGGGCGGACAGTGGGCTTGCATTAGCGACGTGAATAAAGGCCAAGGCGCCGTGAGCTCCATCACAGACGGCCAGCAGAACGAGCAGTGA